Proteins from a single region of Centropristis striata isolate RG_2023a ecotype Rhode Island chromosome 9, C.striata_1.0, whole genome shotgun sequence:
- the rhpn1 gene encoding rhophilin-1, translating into MGPHKPPALPPRSAIAMETLARDLACGGTLDHDSAALSVSRATTNNKVKETVALELSFVNSNLQLLKEELEELNSNMEVYQTDSEAINVPMIPLGLKETKEVDFTVPIQDFICEHYGDDSSLYQQEIRELMELRQAMRTPSRTQSGLELLMEYYNQLFYLDQRFFPLHRTLGVHFHWYDSLTGVPSCQRTLAFEKGSVLFNIGALYTQIGARQDRSAAAGIDRAIDAFQRAAGAFNYLKENFSNAPSLDMSGPSLCMLVRLMVAQVQECVFERLTLTTQDTHFTSQLRLAQEAARVSDVYLLVQQTVSQPLMKDYVPFSWASMVQVKAEHFRALSHYHAAVALCDHMTSAEEEEGEEEEEKAFLQFYVNVPAGASLSHVLQDAEKRRKLGKAHLRRAVIRLEEALRVHGLCKVLRKMDILQDVLSLTHKRSLDKYSELDREDDFDDPAEAPEIQAQTHHKPEITPTNFSTVQVTDIFHRLGPLSVFCARARWGPVRVVLLQSGEGGLGLTLRGDSPVLVAGVVPGGCAAEAGLREGDYIVAVDGLDCKWSKHGEVVDLLRRDGGAELSVVTLHSHDTQVERRSLMVSHGDKENTRQRLVGGAKGQSSASLLNWNRKKKREGGGATKRRGGATFSLSFGTIRDPEDMY; encoded by the exons TGGATCATGACTCTGCAGCTCTCTCCGTCTCCAGAGCGACCACCAACAACAAGGTGAAGGAGACGGTTGCTCTGGAGCTCAGCTTCGTCAACTCCAACCTGCAGCTGCtgaaggaggagctggaggagctgaaCAGCAACATGGAGGTGtaccagacagacag TGAGGCCATCAACGTCCCCATGATCCCTCTGGGCCTGAAGGAAACCAAAGAGGTGGACTTCACAGTCCCCATCCAG gactTCATCTGTGAGCACTATGGAGACGACAGCTCTCTGTACcagcaggagatcagagagctgatGGAGCTCCGACAG gcCATGCGGACCCCCAGCAGGACCCAGTCTGGTCTGGAGCTCCTGATGGAGTACTATAACCAGCTGTTCTATCTGGACCAGAGGTTCTTCCCTCTGCACCGGACCCTGGGGGTCCACTTCCACTG GTACGACTCTCTGACCGGCGTCCCGTCCTGTCAGCGGACGCTGGCCTTTGAAAAAGGAAGTGTGTTGTTCAACATCGGCGCTCTGTACACTCAGATCGGAGCGAGGCAGGACCGCTCTGCTGCCGCCGGCATCGACCGAGCCATAGACGCCTTCCAGAGAGCTGCAG GTGCATTTAATTATCTGAAGGAGAACTTCTCCAACGCTCCCAGTCTGGACATGAGCGGCCCGTCTCTGTGCATGCTGGTGCGTCTGATGGTGGCCCAGGTTCAGGAGTGTGTCTTTGAACGCCTCACGCTCACCACGCAGGACACACACTTCACCTCCCAGCTGCGCCTGGCGCAGGAGGCTGCCAGG GTGTCAGACGTCTACCTGCTGGTGCAGCAGACCGTCAGCCAGCCTCTGATGAAGGACTACGTGCCGTTCTCCTGGGCCTCCATGGTTCAGGTCAAAGCTGAACACTTCAGGGCTCTGTCACACTACCACGCTGCTGTGGCCCTCTGTGACCACATGA CGtctgctgaggaggaggagggtgaggaggaagaggagaaagctTTCCTCCAGTTCTACGTGAACGTTCCTGCAGGAGCCTCACTGAGCCACGTTCTCCAGGACgctgagaagaggaggaagctgG gtAAAGCCCACCTGAGGCGTGCTGTGATCCGATTGGAGGAGGCCCTGCGTGTCCACGGTCTGTGTAAGGTCCTGAGGAAGATGGACATCCTGCAGGACGTCCTGTCCCTGACTCACAAACGCTCCCTGGACAAATACTCTGAGCTGGACCGGGAGGACGACTTCGACGACCCGGCCGAGGCTCCAGAGATCCAGG ctcaAACTCACCACAAACCAGAAATCACCCCCACCAACTTCTCCACAGTCCAGGTGACGGACATCTTCCACAGActg GGGCCCCTGTCTGTGTTCTGTGCCAGAGCTCGCTGGGGCCCGGTGAGGGTCGTCCtcctgcagagcggagagggaGGTCTGGGCCTCACGCTGAGGGGGGACAGCCCAGTCCTGGTGGCCGGAGTGGTACCTGGAGGCTGTGCAGCg GAGGCGGGGCTTAGGGAGGGGGACTACATCGTGGCGGTGGACGGTCTGGACTGTAAGTGGTCCAAACACGGAGAGGTGGTCGACCTGCTGAGGAGAGACGGAGGGGCGGAGCTTAGCGTGGTCACTCTGCACTCACACGACACACAG gtgGAGAGGCGGAGCCTCATGGTTTCCCACGGCGACAAGGAGAACACACGGCAGCGTCTGGTGGGCGGAGCTAAAGGCCAGAGCTCCGCCTCCCTGCTGAACTGGAACAGGAAGAAGAAAAGGGAAGGAGGCGGAGCCACCAAGAGACGAGGGGGGGCCACCTTCAGTCTGTCCTTTGGGACCATCAGAGACCCTGAGGACATGTACTGA